ATCGGCCTAATTCAATGGAGTCCGAAACTGAAATAATGTCATTTTTTGTACAAAATACGTTTCTACTgttaaaaaaaagttatatttctacataaaacgcagtataatattgcgttttactttaacggaaagttagccgttaaagttaaacgcagtattatactgcgtttcattaaaaaattaattttttataggAAATAGTGTCAGTGTCTGCTAATTCCTATAATCTTCTGAGGCCCATATTCTTCGAACGATTTTTGACAGACCATATGTGGgcaaaacgcagtataatactgcgttatTCCGTTCTACTTTAGCACCCTATATTTTATTATAGGgaaacgcagtacaatactgcGTTTAAGGAAAACGCATTATTGTAAAGCgtttttctataaaaaaaataatttttgaataaaacgcagtattatactgcgttttatgtagaaatgtaacttcttcttttttaacaGTAGAAACGTAGTTTGTACAAAAAATTGCATTATTTCGATTTCGGACTCTAATTCAATGACGCATCACATTTTTCCAATTCAAATTAGAGAACGTGACACAAAATAAAGCATATTAAACATAAAGAACCGTATCGATTAAGtggaactaaaatatataattagagTCTGGGGGGAATTCATGAAACTGAGTCGGACTTCcaactatatatataaaaaataaagaattacGAGAAGTAAAgaattaagaaatatttatactgTATACTTAACGAATATGGGAGACAGCACAAGCACACTAGCTGGTCTACTTGGAGTAGAGATTGAATTAAGACGAAATGATGTCAATTCTGTGAGGATGTTAGTGAAGTGGACCACTTAATTTGTAGGGACAAAAAGAGTTTCCTTTTGTTCTTTTGCATGTGATTTGTACATATAGACGCGTTTCTACATCTATAAATAGCCTCCGATCCTTGCATTCTGTCACAAGTCGATTTTGTGGCATTCAACTACATCGCAATGGCGAAGCTTAAAGTTGTTAACATTGTTTTCTTTCTGTTATTGGGTATAGGAATATGTTCAGCTGCTAGAACACTCCTCACTTATGATCATGTAGGTGTTGGAGGTGAGGTAGGCGCCTATGGTGCAGGCCATGGCATTGGTGGCGGCGCTGGGGGTGGTGTTGCTGGTGGAGGCTATGCTGGTGGTGGTGGAGGAGGTTCCGGTGGAGGTGGTGGATATGGAGCTGCAGGTGACCATGGTTATGCCAGTGGAGGTGGTAGTGGAGGCGGAGACGGTGGTGGTTCTGGCTATGCCGCTGGAGGAGAGCATGATGCTGGTTATGCTGGAGGAGGTGGTGGTGGAAGCGGGGCAGGAGGTGGCTATGCTGGACATGCAAGTGCTGGTGGTGAAGGTGGTGGTAGCGGATATGGTGCTGGAGGAGCACCGGGTGGTGGTTATGGTGCTGGAGGTGGTGGAGGTAGTGGTGGCGGTGGAGCAGCTGCAGGTGGAGCACATGGTGGTGGATATGCTGAAGGCGGAGGAGGAGGTAGTGGTGGCGGCTATGGTGCTGGAGGGGCACCAGGCGGTGGATATGGTGGTGGAGGTGGGCATGGAGGTGGTGGCGGTGGTGCTTATGCAGGAGGAGCAGGGGGAGCAGCAGGTGGTGGATACGGTAGTGGAGGAGGAGCCGGTGGTGGTGCAGGAGGAGCACATGGAGGAGCATATGGAGGCGGTGGAGGCGGTAGTGGTGCCGGTGGAGGTGGAGCCTACGCTGGAGGAGGTGAGCATGCTGGTGGATATGGAGGAGGTGCTGGAGGTGGTGAAGGTGGTGGACACGGTGGTGGCTACGCCCCTTGATTGCTCATTCTAATCACCATTTGAAATCTAAAAATTTCCCTATTCTTGCCTACACTACTAAAAAATAATGCAATCAAACTGTGGTGGGAAGATGATATATCGTGAAGGCAAAAGAATTGCAGCAAAGAAATGCTGCACCTTAAGTGTATTATCGTTTTCTTTAATAGCAAATTAAGGTATGATGCTTGCATTTTAAGTATTAATTAAAGTGGTCAGCAAATTTCTGTACTCTATATGTTGCATGCATGCAATAATAGGCAATATTGGTTTGGGCACATTCGTAAACCTTTGCAAGGACGATCACAAGGGAATTGATCATAATACATACAAGGAAATAAAAGAACTAGCTAGATTGACAAGAAAAGATATTAAATAGAACGTACGATTGAACAAGGGAAATCTTTGCTGCCCTCAGTGTTAAGAAACCAAAAATGGACAGACCTTGTACTGTCAATATACTCATATAATACGATGGCTCACTTATCACAAAAAATctgaaaactttaaaaattcgGCAGCTACTGCAAGATTGGAAAATTAATTTATGGGGTATAGCTTATTTAGGG
Above is a window of Nicotiana tabacum cultivar K326 chromosome 8, ASM71507v2, whole genome shotgun sequence DNA encoding:
- the LOC107826033 gene encoding uncharacterized protein LOC107826033 — its product is MAKLKVVNIVFFLLLGIGICSAARTLLTYDHVGVGGEVGAYGAGHGIGGGAGGGVAGGGYAGGGGGGSGGGGGYGAAGDHGYASGGGSGGGDGGGSGYAAGGEHDAGYAGGGGGGSGAGGGYAGHASAGGEGGGSGYGAGGAPGGGYGAGGGGGSGGGGAAAGGAHGGGYAEGGGGGSGGGYGAGGAPGGGYGGGGGHGGGGGGAYAGGAGGAAGGGYGSGGGAGGGAGGAHGGAYGGGGGGSGAGGGGAYAGGGEHAGGYGGGAGGGEGGGHGGGYAP